In the Candidatus Mycosynbacter amalyticus genome, one interval contains:
- a CDS encoding helicase-related protein has protein sequence MGERRKIGPFNQAPRHGSSQRGVRPTPRRTRTWDESRAQAEDDKRALLDHMKLEEIKRRYNVFGNKNLPAIHEKASIISMVGQNKASIIEGDTGSGKSTQGLQFLYEAGYHVISLVPRKIIADGLHDRVVEEMAEHLGLEEATKAVGVQHGDRTEVHDENRIQIMTPNTFIRMEADLREKYRDEKVVVISDEIHEANLYTELATGVAAQAVDQLDSWRLVAMSATQNKASLEKSFSSINGGGEVPSVAIEGRPFAVKIHERPEDSVYETYASFGEQHEKAMIFTSGKNEIQHIIDETIKTLEDVEPGSSAKVEFRVLHGDLSPTERRHINDPVPEGKRLVIVSSPAGMSGITIPGVTCVISDGTINRSEIDEDEVSGLTRRYLSQAEVIQQMGRAGRDVDGGVGYVVKPTVIHEDYLREQGRDIEAASMPFKSMKERDPFGPPEIYNSQLGQSALAIAALDRSFYDINEYLPHPVERSGIISAQQGLHRMGAMAPHEGNEDFVISDIGREMSKFSMRPELSRGIVEAQRQKRSALQMARVAYMAAALEAGGVQDFSKDSGDAWKKLVSETADDDWMAQYDILMSLPSHDDKNIDEKFLAQHDLHYRRTQRALEVARKALKVIGIRRENLVMTPPNQVEKTEILRDMTAGMTDFVYEKTHMFNKRMRYRNIHGGPGSTERYISDRSVTSQHEHEYVMGFPRWFMRQRSRVKQDIVELLAPVDTAVVGYFARKHDVYDRVPAAPRMDGSVVKDYYQPVFGSLRIGAPEIGSVGDEISPVAQELLVERALNHQRRTQVALREVASELNWLTRAIPAHTLELYKKPNSGGWLTHANIDAQVRRYAKVTNSEHELDRKLGEYLYHAKVGIDRYFTEESYEYLKSLAPHEKTASDGSVFAVQYATPDQPYVIMTRTEHRDLLKHTDMRLPDGREILVKVQSPDEQISYISASQL, from the coding sequence ATGGGAGAGCGACGTAAAATCGGACCTTTTAATCAAGCGCCTCGTCACGGCAGTAGCCAACGTGGTGTGCGACCGACGCCACGACGCACGCGCACATGGGATGAAAGTCGTGCACAAGCAGAGGATGATAAGCGTGCGCTCCTCGACCACATGAAGCTAGAAGAGATTAAGCGAAGGTATAATGTATTTGGCAACAAAAATCTTCCTGCTATTCATGAGAAGGCGTCGATTATCTCGATGGTGGGTCAGAATAAGGCATCGATTATCGAAGGCGATACCGGTAGCGGCAAGAGTACGCAGGGGTTACAGTTTCTGTATGAAGCGGGGTACCATGTTATTTCGCTTGTACCGCGCAAGATCATCGCTGACGGACTGCATGATCGTGTAGTTGAGGAAATGGCTGAGCACCTTGGCCTTGAGGAGGCGACGAAAGCAGTAGGTGTTCAGCATGGTGATCGCACCGAAGTGCACGATGAAAATCGCATACAAATTATGACGCCAAATACTTTCATCCGCATGGAAGCTGATCTGCGTGAAAAATACCGTGATGAGAAGGTCGTTGTTATATCCGACGAAATTCATGAGGCGAATCTCTATACAGAACTTGCTACCGGTGTAGCTGCCCAGGCGGTTGATCAATTGGACAGTTGGCGCCTTGTCGCTATGAGTGCGACACAAAATAAGGCGTCACTCGAGAAGTCTTTCAGTAGTATCAACGGTGGTGGTGAAGTGCCTAGTGTGGCGATTGAGGGACGTCCGTTTGCAGTCAAGATTCATGAGAGACCCGAAGACTCGGTTTATGAGACATATGCATCCTTCGGTGAGCAGCATGAAAAAGCCATGATCTTTACCTCTGGTAAGAACGAAATTCAGCATATTATTGACGAAACAATTAAAACGCTGGAGGATGTGGAGCCAGGATCTTCCGCAAAAGTAGAATTCCGTGTCTTACATGGGGACTTGAGTCCAACGGAGCGGCGACACATTAACGATCCTGTGCCCGAAGGTAAGCGCCTCGTTATTGTGTCGTCACCGGCTGGTATGTCTGGTATTACTATTCCCGGAGTGACATGCGTAATTTCTGACGGTACTATCAATCGTTCAGAAATCGACGAAGACGAGGTATCTGGCTTGACGCGGCGATATCTTTCGCAAGCCGAAGTGATACAGCAGATGGGTCGTGCAGGCCGAGATGTTGACGGCGGAGTTGGCTATGTTGTCAAGCCGACTGTAATTCACGAGGATTATCTACGCGAGCAAGGACGAGATATAGAAGCTGCGTCTATGCCATTTAAATCTATGAAAGAGCGCGATCCATTTGGGCCTCCCGAGATATACAACTCTCAGCTTGGACAGAGTGCGCTTGCCATTGCTGCACTTGATCGTTCATTTTATGATATCAACGAGTACTTGCCACATCCTGTTGAGCGTTCGGGTATCATCAGCGCTCAGCAGGGCCTTCATCGCATGGGTGCAATGGCCCCTCATGAGGGTAACGAGGATTTTGTGATTAGTGATATTGGTCGCGAAATGAGTAAGTTTTCTATGCGCCCGGAGTTATCGCGCGGCATCGTAGAGGCGCAGCGACAGAAACGATCTGCGCTGCAAATGGCTCGTGTTGCTTATATGGCTGCTGCCCTTGAAGCTGGTGGGGTGCAAGACTTTTCGAAAGATAGTGGTGACGCCTGGAAAAAGCTTGTATCCGAGACTGCGGACGACGACTGGATGGCTCAGTACGATATTTTGATGTCGCTCCCGTCACACGACGATAAAAATATCGACGAGAAATTTTTGGCCCAACATGACCTCCATTATCGCCGTACGCAGCGTGCGCTCGAAGTGGCTCGCAAGGCCCTGAAGGTGATTGGTATTCGACGAGAGAACCTCGTCATGACACCTCCCAATCAGGTAGAGAAAACGGAAATTTTACGTGATATGACGGCTGGCATGACTGACTTTGTCTATGAGAAAACCCACATGTTCAACAAGCGTATGCGTTATCGCAACATTCATGGCGGTCCTGGCTCTACAGAGCGATATATTAGTGATCGAAGCGTCACCTCTCAACATGAGCATGAGTATGTTATGGGCTTTCCTCGGTGGTTCATGCGACAGCGCTCCCGAGTCAAGCAGGATATTGTTGAGTTACTGGCGCCTGTGGATACTGCGGTAGTAGGGTATTTTGCTCGTAAGCATGACGTATATGATAGGGTACCTGCTGCGCCAAGAATGGACGGCAGTGTCGTCAAAGATTACTACCAGCCTGTATTTGGCTCATTACGAATTGGAGCTCCAGAAATCGGGAGCGTGGGCGATGAAATTTCACCAGTCGCACAGGAGCTGCTTGTAGAGCGTGCGTTAAACCACCAGCGTCGTACGCAGGTAGCGCTCCGAGAGGTGGCGAGCGAACTAAATTGGTTGACGCGAGCGATACCGGCACACACCCTAGAGCTGTATAAAAAACCTAACTCTGGAGGATGGCTAACACATGCCAATATAGATGCACAGGTACGACGCTACGCGAAGGTGACAAATAGCGAACATGAGCTAGATCGTAAATTGGGTGAGTATTTGTATCATGCAAAAGTGGGTATCGACAGATATTTTACAGAAGAGTCATATGAATATCTCAAATCCCTCGCGCCGCACGAAAAGACGGCAAGTGACGGGAGTGTGTTTGCCGTCCAGTACGCCACACCAGATCAGCCGTATGTGATAATGACGCGCACCGAACATAGAGACTTGCTAAAACATACCGATATGCGACTGCCAGATGGGCGCGAAATCCTCGTAAAAGTCCAGTCGCCAGATGAGCAAATCTCATACATCAGTGCAAGTCAGCTGTAG
- the msrB gene encoding peptide-methionine (R)-S-oxide reductase MsrB — translation MIDKTDSEWQDELTPEQYHVLREKGTEVPFSGEYDSVFDPGTYTCAACGAELFESGTKFDAHCGWPSFYDAKPGAVVMTSDDSLGMARTEVTCANCGGHLGHVFEGEGLGVPTDQRYCINSLSLKFNPDTPLQN, via the coding sequence ATGATTGATAAGACCGACAGTGAATGGCAAGACGAACTCACTCCAGAGCAGTATCATGTGCTGCGCGAGAAAGGTACAGAGGTGCCATTTAGTGGTGAGTATGATAGTGTGTTCGATCCGGGCACATATACGTGTGCAGCGTGTGGCGCGGAGCTATTCGAAAGCGGCACGAAGTTTGACGCCCACTGCGGTTGGCCAAGCTTTTACGATGCCAAGCCCGGAGCCGTGGTAATGACATCTGACGATTCGCTTGGTATGGCGCGTACGGAAGTGACCTGCGCAAACTGCGGCGGCCATTTGGGGCATGTGTTCGAGGGTGAGGGCTTGGGCGTACCAACCGATCAGCGGTATTGTATAAACTCTCTGTCACTCAAATTCAACCCAGATACCCCGCTCCAAAACTAA
- the orn gene encoding oligoribonuclease, whose amino-acid sequence MSKKATLLWMDLEMTGLDPVEDRILEVAVIATDWDMKEIATYEAVKKVGPNLMKQRMVGEFWDKYANVRDALMAQNNDGENGRTVENELLEFVAEHFDTDKPVILAGNSIHQDRKFLDNEWPRLSEKLHYRMLDVTAWKVVMEGKYKKKFAKPEQHRALEDIRGSIEELTYYLGKVKV is encoded by the coding sequence ATGAGCAAAAAAGCAACACTCCTCTGGATGGATCTGGAGATGACTGGGCTGGACCCAGTAGAAGACCGCATACTCGAGGTCGCAGTGATCGCGACGGATTGGGATATGAAGGAAATCGCTACCTACGAAGCAGTAAAAAAAGTTGGACCGAATCTGATGAAGCAACGCATGGTAGGCGAATTTTGGGACAAGTATGCGAACGTGCGTGACGCGCTGATGGCGCAAAACAACGACGGCGAAAACGGTCGCACAGTAGAAAATGAACTGCTGGAGTTTGTGGCGGAGCACTTCGACACCGACAAGCCGGTTATTTTGGCTGGCAACTCGATCCACCAAGACCGCAAGTTCCTAGACAACGAATGGCCGCGTCTCAGCGAGAAACTGCACTATCGTATGCTGGATGTTACTGCTTGGAAAGTCGTGATGGAAGGCAAATACAAAAAGAAGTTTGCTAAGCCGGAGCAGCACCGAGCACTCGAAGATATTCGCGGGAGCATTGAGGAGCTGACATATTACCTCGGAAAGGTAAAAGTATGA
- a CDS encoding MmcQ/YjbR family DNA-binding protein: protein MTHKEFEDYLLQFADVWLDYPFGEGTAVYKYGEKPEGKIVAIVTEGSKPLRVSLKCDPQLAVNLREKYETVLPGYHLNKKHWNTIICSGQLPDDEIHDLMRLSYLLVSGKEVAN from the coding sequence ATGACCCACAAAGAATTTGAAGACTATCTATTGCAGTTTGCCGACGTCTGGCTGGACTATCCGTTTGGTGAGGGCACGGCAGTGTATAAATATGGGGAAAAGCCTGAGGGTAAGATTGTAGCTATCGTGACCGAGGGCAGCAAGCCTTTGCGAGTGAGCCTGAAATGTGACCCACAGCTAGCGGTAAACCTACGCGAGAAATACGAGACAGTACTGCCGGGCTATCATCTGAACAAAAAGCACTGGAACACGATTATTTGCTCGGGACAGCTGCCGGACGACGAGATTCATGACCTGATGCGGCTGAGCTATTTACTGGTGAGCGGCAAAGAAGTAGCGAACTAG
- the dnaG gene encoding DNA primase yields MQDAKEEVRARLAIEDVIGEYVELKRAGRSFKGLSPFSGERTPSFFVSPEKNIWHDFSSNKGGDVFSFVMEAEGLDFKGALELLARKANVDLSLYQNDKARDIAAKKKRLRAANEAAAHFFQHSMLQNQHAVEYVFKKRAINRETAAAFRLGYAPEGGDMLVKYLTNKGFTRKELQDAGLTNRFGGDLFKGRMMVPLMDGAGEVIGFTGRIIRDDPKAPKYLNTPATLLYDKSWHVFGLSQAKEAMRTRDYVVVVEGNLDVVSSWQAGVKQVVATAGTAMTLHHLKTMGRLTGNIRLSFDGDKAGIAATERAIPIAEEAGVSLTIISLPDGAKDPDELIQQSVASWQAAIDTAEPVVDWILRQYSTRHDVSTAAGKRAFTTAALEVTKALKDPVEQEHYLQKIAEVSNTTLETLQRKMSTREEPDKQYKKVAHVDTSNDESRYAHHDSVLALGLVDSALHELFANTESALFVGEKRQAVAAYLRTSHGALQDTPEELQKYDEYVKILLLRADARYAGWTDTDRFHEAARLLRRIKDEHKKQQKQQLTDQLRDAEASGDETRVRELMQAIQTLNKEIHS; encoded by the coding sequence ATGCAGGATGCGAAGGAAGAAGTACGGGCTCGGCTGGCGATAGAAGACGTCATAGGCGAGTATGTGGAGCTTAAGCGAGCGGGGCGCAGTTTCAAGGGACTGAGCCCGTTTAGTGGTGAGCGGACGCCGAGCTTCTTTGTGTCGCCAGAGAAGAACATCTGGCATGATTTTTCGAGTAACAAAGGTGGTGACGTGTTTAGCTTTGTGATGGAGGCAGAAGGCTTGGATTTCAAAGGTGCGCTGGAGCTACTAGCTCGCAAGGCAAATGTGGATCTGAGTCTGTACCAGAACGACAAAGCGCGTGATATCGCGGCCAAGAAAAAGCGGCTACGCGCGGCAAACGAAGCGGCGGCGCATTTCTTCCAGCACAGCATGCTTCAGAATCAACATGCGGTCGAGTACGTGTTCAAAAAGCGCGCGATCAATAGAGAGACGGCGGCAGCGTTTCGTCTGGGCTACGCACCCGAGGGTGGTGATATGCTGGTGAAATATCTGACAAACAAAGGATTTACCCGCAAGGAATTGCAAGATGCTGGCTTGACCAACCGTTTCGGTGGCGACTTGTTCAAAGGCCGCATGATGGTGCCGCTTATGGACGGCGCGGGTGAGGTAATCGGCTTTACTGGGCGCATTATCCGTGACGATCCGAAAGCGCCGAAATACCTGAACACACCCGCTACATTGCTATATGACAAGAGCTGGCATGTATTTGGTCTTTCGCAGGCTAAAGAGGCGATGCGTACTCGTGACTATGTAGTAGTAGTAGAGGGAAATCTCGATGTGGTAAGTAGCTGGCAGGCAGGTGTGAAGCAAGTGGTTGCCACGGCAGGCACAGCTATGACGCTGCATCATCTCAAGACGATGGGGCGACTGACGGGCAATATCCGCCTGAGTTTTGACGGAGATAAAGCGGGAATTGCTGCGACCGAGCGGGCTATACCGATTGCCGAAGAGGCTGGCGTGAGTCTGACGATCATTAGTTTGCCAGACGGCGCCAAAGATCCCGACGAACTTATCCAACAAAGCGTGGCGAGCTGGCAGGCGGCGATTGATACGGCTGAGCCGGTGGTGGACTGGATACTGCGTCAGTACAGTACACGGCACGATGTGAGCACAGCGGCTGGCAAACGTGCGTTTACTACGGCCGCGCTGGAGGTGACAAAAGCCCTCAAAGACCCGGTTGAGCAAGAGCATTATTTGCAGAAGATTGCCGAAGTAAGCAATACGACACTTGAGACACTACAGCGTAAAATGTCGACCCGAGAGGAACCAGACAAGCAGTACAAAAAAGTAGCGCATGTAGATACGTCAAACGACGAATCACGGTACGCACATCATGACAGCGTGCTTGCGCTTGGGCTGGTGGATTCGGCGCTGCATGAATTGTTTGCAAACACCGAATCAGCGCTTTTTGTGGGAGAGAAACGCCAGGCCGTGGCCGCGTACCTGCGCACTTCACATGGCGCCCTACAAGATACACCTGAAGAATTGCAAAAATACGACGAGTATGTAAAAATATTATTACTACGGGCCGATGCACGATACGCCGGGTGGACCGACACAGACAGGTTCCACGAAGCCGCGCGCTTGCTCCGCCGCATAAAGGATGAACACAAGAAACAGCAAAAACAACAGCTCACCGACCAGTTACGCGACGCCGAGGCTAGTGGCGACGAGACGCGTGTTCGTGAGCTCATGCAAGCCATCCAAACCCTAAACAAGGAGATTCATTCATGA
- the rpoD gene encoding RNA polymerase sigma factor RpoD, translating to MDEETLNGQYLDDVSDDSVRLYLREIGKIPLLNAEEELALAQEIVANREELDELTAKLDDEELSAAERSKLKSRIAKLAKPKDKMAEANMRLVVSIAKRYSGRGLDFLDLIQEGNTGLLRAVEKFDPDKGFKFSTYATWWIRQAITRAIADQARVIRIPVHMVETINKLLRTQRRMTQELNREPTMEELSKELDMEPSKIEYVMKIKQDIHSLDAGVGRDGDEEDSVLGDFIEDEDSATPEESASNQLLKEQVQAVLSTLSDREQKIVRMRFGLDNGKSHTLEEVGQEFAVTRERIRQIEAKALAKLRKHKDAKKLHEYLG from the coding sequence ATGGACGAAGAAACACTCAACGGCCAGTACTTGGACGATGTGAGTGACGACTCGGTACGACTGTATCTACGCGAAATTGGTAAAATCCCACTGCTCAACGCCGAAGAAGAGTTGGCGCTGGCGCAGGAAATTGTCGCCAATCGCGAAGAGCTCGATGAGCTAACTGCAAAGCTTGACGACGAGGAGTTGTCTGCGGCCGAACGTAGCAAACTCAAAAGTCGTATCGCGAAGCTTGCTAAGCCAAAAGACAAGATGGCAGAGGCTAACATGCGTCTGGTAGTGAGTATTGCCAAGCGTTATAGCGGTCGTGGACTCGACTTCCTAGACCTCATTCAAGAGGGTAATACTGGCTTGCTGCGTGCGGTCGAGAAATTCGATCCGGACAAAGGTTTCAAGTTTAGCACCTATGCTACATGGTGGATTCGCCAGGCGATTACTCGTGCTATCGCGGACCAGGCGCGTGTGATCCGTATCCCTGTGCACATGGTGGAGACGATCAACAAGCTGCTGCGTACCCAGCGCCGCATGACACAGGAGCTCAACCGCGAGCCGACCATGGAAGAGCTGAGCAAAGAGCTCGACATGGAGCCGTCGAAGATCGAATATGTCATGAAAATCAAACAAGACATCCATTCACTGGATGCCGGTGTGGGTCGCGACGGTGACGAAGAAGACAGTGTGTTGGGTGACTTTATCGAAGACGAAGATAGCGCTACGCCCGAAGAATCGGCGTCGAATCAGCTACTGAAGGAACAGGTGCAGGCTGTCTTGTCGACCCTGAGTGACCGCGAGCAGAAGATCGTGCGCATGCGCTTCGGCCTCGACAACGGTAAGAGTCATACACTCGAAGAAGTCGGCCAGGAATTCGCCGTGACACGTGAGCGCATCCGTCAGATTGAAGCGAAGGCGCTCGCCAAACTGCGCAAGCATAAAGACGCCAAGAAACTGCACGAGTATCTGGGCTAA
- a CDS encoding AAA family ATPase, protein MKLPRIVGVAGTNASGKDTLGHLLAERGYTTISLSDILRHDLDEQGLPHTRENLSHQSKKIRDAHGDGGMSKRAIDMHYDKDGLCITSIRTPGEAEMIQQHGGVIIWIDADRRVRYDRIMRAHRGRLEDQVTFEQFAEQEDAEMTPSEQGGGLNMGGVKALADVYIDNTFEDVDSYSRHLIEQLELSA, encoded by the coding sequence ATGAAGCTTCCTCGAATTGTCGGTGTTGCAGGCACAAACGCATCGGGTAAAGATACGCTCGGTCATCTGCTCGCTGAGCGTGGCTATACGACGATTAGTCTGAGTGACATCTTGCGCCACGATCTCGATGAGCAGGGATTACCGCATACGCGCGAGAACCTGAGTCATCAGAGTAAGAAGATTCGCGATGCGCACGGCGATGGCGGTATGTCAAAACGTGCAATTGATATGCATTACGATAAAGATGGTCTATGTATCACAAGCATTCGTACCCCTGGTGAAGCAGAAATGATACAGCAACACGGCGGCGTAATTATCTGGATCGACGCTGATCGGCGCGTACGGTATGACCGTATCATGCGTGCTCACCGTGGTCGCCTGGAAGATCAGGTAACGTTTGAGCAGTTTGCCGAGCAAGAAGATGCCGAAATGACACCGAGTGAGCAGGGCGGCGGTCTGAATATGGGCGGCGTCAAAGCGCTAGCAGATGTATATATCGACAATACGTTCGAAGACGTCGATTCGTATAGTCGACACTTGATCGAGCAATTGGAACTTAGTGCGTAA
- a CDS encoding AAA family ATPase, whose translation MSEHVNVKIISFVGLAGAGKTTATEYMTAKHIPKVSFGDIIRQSMERADIEPTEANERSFITHLLSQGHAQFIEQHTLPHFRKLIESGQHRIVTDGSSSLEEYRALMAAFPGSVTTVAIVAPKHLRYQRLEKRADHPLTRTEAIARDIAESEHEDKAAPIALADQYLVNDGAKESLYDKLDKLIVDLDFTH comes from the coding sequence ATGAGCGAACACGTAAATGTCAAAATAATCTCTTTTGTCGGCCTGGCGGGCGCTGGTAAAACAACAGCTACCGAATATATGACCGCCAAGCATATTCCAAAAGTCTCTTTCGGTGACATCATCCGCCAGAGTATGGAACGAGCAGATATCGAGCCGACCGAGGCAAATGAGCGTAGCTTCATCACCCACCTCCTGTCACAAGGCCACGCCCAATTCATCGAGCAACACACCCTGCCGCACTTTCGCAAACTCATCGAGTCCGGTCAGCACCGTATCGTCACCGACGGCTCCAGCTCGCTAGAAGAATACCGTGCGCTCATGGCAGCGTTTCCAGGTAGCGTCACCACGGTAGCTATCGTGGCGCCGAAGCATCTGCGCTACCAGCGTCTCGAAAAACGAGCCGACCACCCGCTCACCCGCACTGAAGCTATCGCCCGCGATATCGCCGAATCCGAACATGAAGATAAGGCCGCGCCGATTGCTCTGGCCGACCAGTATCTTGTCAATGATGGTGCGAAAGAGTCGCTCTACGACAAGCTCGACAAACTTATCGTAGATTTAGATTTTACGCACTAA
- the polA gene encoding DNA polymerase I, translating to MTKRLVLIDGMSVFYRGYFAMPGLSLPDGTPTGGVYGFASIAVEVIKKLEPDYVVVAWDKTKTATRKRKEIYPDYKAGRTRPPEDFFAQIPLLHELLASFGWPLIEMDDYEADDIIGTIAAAATAEDIETCVVSGDYDMMQLLNSHTSVYINKKGADMLRFTEAEFEEKYGVKLAQFVDYKALVGDSSDNIPGARGIGPKAAEKLLSEYDTIDDIYAHIDELKGAQKAKLEAARDEVYMSRELAKIWCDAPVYVDWDEADVHNTDLPAVATKLRELNFQSLIKRLPAHMQDVVPQGGLYIEHKIDSLSVEEWTDDIEIDEKVVLHVSEGEVWLSLNRSSVMRAPMAQVAAQTWQLLGMARVIGYDIKAALHGLDAAGIMTAIDTVHDVRQAAFLIDPLQRDRSLPALLGSEVDMSDAGDAAAALWSVYDSQVDAFTHKPKVADIAERFDFPLVRLLFDIERRGVKIDTARLHEMSKELGDEYQKLQQQMYDMVGYDFNIGSPAQLGEVLFTKLQLPTVGVKRGKTGYSTDQKTLDKLKGQHPVIDLIERTRELAKLKNTYVDALPELADEHGRLHTTFNQDVAATGRLSSTAPNLQNIPIRSELGRTIRTAFVAEPGNVLVSADYSQFELRLAAVLANDKELIEDFNNDVDIHTKTAAEVYGIPMGEVTKNQRRDAKVINFGVLYGMSPHGLAAATGMSFGEAKTFIDQYFALRAPIRKFIDDTLAKAESEGYAETYFGRRRPTPDVKSSNFMVRESAKRAAANMPIQGTEADLMKLAMLKVEQELGDSGMQILQIHDSILVETPKANAEKVGEILKTNMESIAPELPVKLKVDVSVGENWGLL from the coding sequence ATGACAAAACGGCTTGTGTTGATCGATGGAATGTCTGTGTTTTACCGAGGGTATTTTGCTATGCCGGGGCTGAGCTTGCCAGATGGCACGCCGACTGGTGGGGTATATGGGTTCGCAAGTATCGCGGTGGAGGTGATCAAGAAGCTGGAGCCTGACTATGTGGTGGTGGCGTGGGACAAAACCAAGACCGCCACGCGCAAGCGCAAGGAGATTTACCCAGACTACAAAGCGGGTCGTACGCGTCCGCCAGAGGATTTCTTCGCACAGATTCCACTGCTGCATGAGCTACTCGCAAGCTTCGGCTGGCCGCTTATCGAGATGGATGACTACGAGGCAGATGATATCATCGGCACGATTGCCGCCGCTGCTACGGCAGAAGATATCGAGACATGTGTGGTGAGCGGCGATTACGACATGATGCAGCTGCTCAACTCGCATACAAGTGTGTACATCAATAAAAAGGGTGCTGACATGCTGCGGTTCACCGAAGCGGAATTCGAAGAAAAGTATGGTGTCAAACTGGCGCAGTTCGTGGACTACAAAGCGTTGGTAGGTGATAGTAGTGACAATATCCCGGGAGCACGTGGAATTGGTCCGAAGGCTGCGGAGAAACTCCTAAGTGAATACGACACGATCGACGATATCTATGCGCATATCGACGAACTGAAAGGTGCACAAAAAGCCAAGCTCGAAGCGGCGCGCGATGAAGTGTACATGAGCCGTGAGCTCGCGAAGATTTGGTGTGATGCACCCGTGTATGTGGATTGGGACGAAGCGGATGTGCACAATACGGATTTGCCAGCAGTAGCTACGAAGCTACGAGAGCTAAATTTCCAATCACTCATCAAGCGGCTACCCGCACATATGCAGGATGTTGTTCCGCAGGGTGGTCTGTATATCGAACACAAAATTGACTCACTGTCTGTAGAGGAATGGACAGATGATATCGAGATAGACGAGAAGGTAGTGCTGCATGTCTCTGAGGGCGAAGTATGGCTGTCGCTCAATCGCTCGAGTGTGATGCGCGCGCCAATGGCGCAAGTGGCTGCGCAGACGTGGCAGCTACTCGGTATGGCGCGGGTGATTGGCTACGATATTAAGGCGGCGCTACACGGGCTCGACGCGGCGGGAATTATGACGGCGATTGACACGGTGCACGATGTGCGTCAGGCTGCGTTCCTGATTGATCCATTGCAGCGTGATCGTAGTTTGCCAGCATTGCTGGGCAGCGAAGTGGACATGAGCGATGCAGGCGACGCGGCAGCGGCATTGTGGAGCGTGTATGACTCGCAGGTTGACGCGTTTACACACAAGCCAAAGGTAGCTGATATTGCCGAGCGATTTGACTTTCCGCTGGTGCGACTACTCTTTGATATAGAACGACGCGGCGTCAAGATCGACACAGCGAGACTACACGAGATGAGCAAAGAGCTTGGCGATGAGTATCAAAAACTGCAACAGCAAATGTACGATATGGTTGGGTATGATTTTAACATCGGTTCTCCTGCGCAGCTTGGCGAAGTGTTGTTCACTAAGCTTCAGTTGCCAACGGTGGGCGTGAAACGTGGTAAGACAGGCTACAGTACCGATCAGAAGACGCTAGACAAATTAAAAGGACAACACCCAGTCATTGACCTGATCGAGCGTACGCGCGAGCTCGCCAAATTGAAGAATACATATGTCGATGCGCTTCCTGAACTTGCCGACGAACACGGTCGGTTGCATACAACTTTTAATCAAGACGTGGCAGCGACAGGTCGCCTGAGCAGCACGGCACCAAACTTGCAAAATATTCCGATTCGCTCGGAACTTGGGCGTACAATCCGTACTGCATTTGTGGCGGAACCGGGCAATGTGCTCGTAAGCGCGGACTACAGCCAGTTCGAACTGCGACTCGCGGCAGTGCTGGCGAATGATAAAGAGCTTATCGAAGATTTCAACAACGATGTAGATATTCACACTAAGACGGCGGCTGAAGTTTATGGCATCCCGATGGGCGAGGTAACGAAAAATCAACGCCGCGATGCCAAGGTGATTAACTTTGGTGTGCTCTACGGCATGAGTCCGCATGGACTTGCTGCTGCGACCGGTATGAGCTTCGGCGAGGCGAAGACATTTATTGATCAGTACTTTGCGCTTCGTGCGCCAATCCGGAAGTTTATCGACGACACACTCGCCAAAGCGGAGAGTGAAGGCTATGCAGAAACCTACTTCGGCCGGCGACGTCCTACTCCAGATGTGAAGAGTAGTAACTTTATGGTTCGCGAAAGTGCCAAACGTGCTGCTGCCAACATGCCGATCCAGGGTACCGAAGCCGACCTGATGAAACTTGCCATGCTTAAAGTGGAGCAAGAGCTAGGCGATAGTGGCATGCAAATCCTGCAGATCCATGACAGTATTCTTGTCGAAACGCCGAAAGCCAACGCCGAAAAAGTCGGTGAAATATTGAAGACAAACATGGAATCTATCGCGCCGGAATTGCCCGTGAAACTGAAGGTTGATGTGAGTGTGGGCGAGAATTGGGGTTTGCTGTAG